The following are encoded in a window of Paenibacillaceae bacterium GAS479 genomic DNA:
- a CDS encoding Peptidase family M23, producing MKNRIYGLAVPAKTVLVAGSLALVLAACGGGDKVGNLNTEAKQTMSPSKETSQPLKPDELPKALLDGKYKEMYERFSQPLKDDVSEADFKKIGDEFTKGLQTLERSSSMQLNGFDRRLWLSEDGKKGLLGVFDPEGVIMSIQVQPLTTWPETDKKLSKQQYAWPLPGEWFVFWGGENVLLNYHYEHEAQRYSYDLIQVKDGFSYKGDPLKNESYYAFGKNIIAPGDGSIVSVVNDIKDNEPVGVMNPNQPAGNNVVIDHGDGEFSHLAHFKKGSATVKPGDKVKKGDVIGLVGNSGNSSEAHLHVQLSDGADLFKSRSININWEEGLKPLQGDTITIAE from the coding sequence TTGAAAAATCGTATTTATGGATTGGCTGTACCTGCAAAAACAGTCTTGGTTGCGGGATCGCTTGCCTTGGTACTGGCAGCTTGCGGTGGGGGCGACAAGGTTGGAAATTTAAACACGGAGGCGAAGCAAACGATGAGTCCGTCTAAGGAGACGAGCCAGCCACTTAAACCGGATGAGCTTCCAAAGGCCTTGCTGGATGGCAAGTATAAGGAAATGTATGAGCGTTTTAGCCAACCTTTGAAAGATGATGTTAGCGAAGCCGATTTCAAAAAAATTGGAGATGAATTTACGAAGGGGCTTCAAACTTTGGAGAGATCCTCTTCTATGCAGCTTAATGGATTCGATCGGCGTTTATGGTTAAGTGAAGACGGGAAAAAGGGGCTTCTCGGGGTATTTGATCCTGAAGGCGTGATTATGTCAATTCAGGTTCAGCCGCTGACTACTTGGCCTGAAACCGATAAAAAGCTGAGCAAGCAGCAATATGCGTGGCCACTCCCGGGGGAATGGTTTGTATTTTGGGGTGGCGAGAATGTACTCCTAAATTATCATTACGAACATGAGGCGCAGCGATACTCCTATGATTTGATCCAGGTTAAGGATGGTTTCTCCTACAAGGGTGATCCGCTCAAAAATGAAAGCTACTATGCCTTCGGCAAAAATATAATCGCCCCAGGGGACGGATCGATTGTATCGGTTGTGAACGATATTAAGGATAACGAGCCTGTCGGAGTTATGAACCCAAATCAGCCTGCAGGGAATAATGTCGTTATTGACCATGGAGACGGAGAGTTCAGCCATTTGGCACATTTCAAAAAAGGCTCAGCAACCGTCAAGCCGGGGGATAAGGTCAAAAAAGGCGATGTCATAGGCTTGGTCGGTAATTCAGGCAACTCCAGCGAGGCTCATCTGCATGTTCAGCTATCTGACGGAGCCGATTTATTTAAATCCCGTTCCATTAATATCAACTGGGAAGAAGGGCTGAAGCCGCTTCAGGGCGATACGATTACTATCGCAGAGTAG
- a CDS encoding DNA-binding response regulator, OmpR family, contains REC and winged-helix (wHTH) domain has product MIQASILLVDDEYSLLELLQTVLHKEGFTSIDTAQTGEAALDACAFKKYDLIVLDVMLLGRSGIEICPFIRQTTDAPVLFLSARTSDFDKLTGFAIGGDDYMTKPFNPMEVVARIRAQLRRYLGSSGQLSSGMFPEASLHKPGKVFDYGRFKLDETAGELLVEGQAISCPALVFQLLHFFCQNPNRLFSKSELYAKVWGEEAFSDDNTVMVHIHRIRERIEVDPSNPKFIVNIRGLGYKLVPAEPLVS; this is encoded by the coding sequence ATGATTCAAGCCTCAATTTTACTTGTTGATGATGAGTATTCCCTGCTTGAGCTCTTGCAGACCGTTCTGCATAAGGAGGGTTTTACTTCGATTGATACAGCTCAAACGGGTGAAGCGGCACTTGATGCCTGCGCATTCAAAAAATATGATTTGATCGTACTGGATGTGATGCTGCTTGGGCGCAGCGGAATCGAGATATGTCCTTTTATTCGGCAAACGACGGACGCGCCAGTTCTGTTTTTAAGCGCACGAACGTCGGATTTTGACAAGCTAACCGGATTTGCTATTGGCGGGGATGATTATATGACCAAACCTTTTAATCCAATGGAGGTGGTTGCTCGTATTAGAGCGCAGCTGCGGCGTTACTTAGGTTCGAGCGGTCAGCTTAGTAGTGGCATGTTCCCGGAAGCTTCTCTCCATAAACCAGGGAAAGTTTTTGATTATGGCCGCTTCAAGCTGGATGAAACTGCTGGAGAATTACTAGTAGAAGGACAAGCTATTTCCTGTCCAGCGCTTGTGTTCCAGCTATTGCACTTTTTTTGCCAAAACCCAAATCGGCTATTCAGTAAAAGCGAGCTGTATGCGAAGGTTTGGGGCGAAGAAGCGTTCAGCGATGATAATACAGTCATGGTACATATTCACCGCATAAGAGAGCGTATTGAAGTAGATCCGTCCAACCCAAAGTTTATCGTCAACATCAGAGGTCTCGGCTACAAACTTGTTCCAGCGGAGCCGCTCGTTTCATGA
- a CDS encoding Signal transduction histidine kinase, giving the protein MNIKQRLTLRFILQLAIAGLVVLIIAAVTVSWMFKRFNEINIARDFTIAGLPQLVQSSQLGKDGIRFAPSLLEQVKKNKGWLQSLDENGVVESAYNTPSDVPMRYGTGELVAYWTGTKPFPYHLALWIQEKDGRLFTLVYGVPNQLEPLLNEISKATIPTVEGKLKLPDSIAGKTKMAFVQLINSEGSELASYNKPNAVPSKYTVQELALRTMYAQQYGYHIVSSYDEQTGRTWLVGEPIPGGEKSGNGTLIPEETQVVILGSAVMIAVTLVLFILLSLWQAHRFGVPMLHMLVWLDSIGKAVYKEPVDRNGLHRSRTPTGKWRSRYRVFSDVLTSIEKLSAALQREQAMREQTENLREEWIAGVTHDLKTPLSSITGYAHLLAEPAYAWSQDEVHKFSTKMLDKSAHMDLLISDLAMTYRLKTGILPPETMEVELNTWLYEALQQATADPVYGNNQIVFHAAPIDIITKLYTPWLERVVNNLTANSLLHNPPETVLTVSVLAREGHSGITIQFADNGGGMDEVTLNRLFERYYRGIDTGSTSNGSGLGMAISKGLIEAMGGHISVETTPGEGTVISLKWG; this is encoded by the coding sequence ATGAATATCAAACAACGGTTAACACTAAGGTTCATTTTGCAACTTGCAATAGCAGGTTTAGTCGTACTGATTATTGCGGCGGTTACCGTCAGTTGGATGTTTAAAAGGTTCAATGAAATTAACATCGCACGTGATTTCACGATTGCAGGACTCCCACAGCTTGTACAATCTTCCCAGCTTGGCAAGGATGGCATCCGCTTTGCACCAAGCTTGCTGGAACAAGTAAAAAAGAATAAAGGCTGGCTGCAAAGCCTGGATGAAAATGGAGTTGTCGAGAGCGCCTACAATACACCTTCAGATGTTCCGATGCGATATGGAACTGGTGAATTGGTCGCTTACTGGACAGGAACAAAACCGTTTCCCTACCATCTCGCTCTATGGATTCAAGAGAAGGATGGTCGGCTATTCACACTGGTGTATGGGGTTCCAAACCAATTAGAACCTCTGTTAAATGAAATTAGCAAAGCCACTATCCCTACTGTAGAAGGCAAGTTGAAGCTTCCTGATTCGATAGCCGGGAAAACCAAAATGGCCTTTGTTCAACTGATAAATTCGGAAGGCTCCGAGCTTGCCTCCTATAACAAACCGAATGCGGTCCCATCGAAGTATACCGTTCAAGAGCTTGCGCTGCGCACGATGTACGCTCAACAGTATGGTTATCATATTGTATCTTCGTATGACGAGCAAACGGGGCGCACCTGGTTAGTTGGAGAGCCAATTCCAGGAGGAGAGAAATCGGGTAACGGAACGCTTATTCCGGAGGAAACCCAGGTGGTCATTCTCGGTTCCGCGGTAATGATTGCCGTGACACTGGTGTTGTTCATATTGCTTTCACTATGGCAAGCTCATCGTTTTGGAGTACCAATGCTCCATATGCTCGTGTGGCTCGATTCAATTGGGAAGGCCGTTTATAAAGAGCCTGTAGACCGCAATGGTCTGCATCGGAGTCGAACTCCAACCGGTAAATGGAGATCAAGGTACCGTGTTTTCTCCGACGTATTGACTTCAATCGAAAAGCTGTCTGCCGCCTTACAGAGAGAGCAAGCGATGCGAGAGCAGACAGAGAACTTGCGAGAGGAATGGATTGCAGGCGTCACCCATGATCTTAAAACGCCGCTTTCCTCTATAACCGGTTATGCCCATTTGCTGGCGGAGCCCGCTTATGCTTGGTCTCAAGATGAGGTTCATAAGTTCTCAACGAAAATGCTGGATAAATCAGCCCATATGGATCTACTGATCAGCGATCTTGCGATGACCTATCGGCTAAAAACAGGGATTCTTCCCCCTGAGACGATGGAGGTTGAGCTAAATACTTGGTTGTATGAAGCCCTTCAGCAGGCTACCGCAGATCCCGTATACGGCAACAATCAAATTGTATTTCATGCTGCTCCCATTGATATTATAACGAAGTTATACACTCCGTGGCTGGAGCGCGTAGTTAACAATTTAACAGCCAATTCGCTGCTTCATAACCCACCCGAAACAGTTTTGACCGTCTCAGTGTTGGCCCGTGAAGGGCATAGCGGAATCACGATCCAGTTCGCCGACAATGGCGGCGGTATGGATGAAGTGACATTAAATCGGCTGTTTGAGCGTTATTACCGGGGTATCGATACCGGGTCGACATCTAACGGCTCTGGTCTTGGCATGGCTATATCCAAGGGATTAATCGAAGCTATGGGAGGCCATATCTCGGTCGAGACAACACCGGGAGAAGGTACAGTTATTAGCTTAAAGTGGGGATAA
- a CDS encoding transcriptional regulator produces MAISRSEIMARLHAQINEGKALIGTGAGTGLSAKCAEAGEADMIIIYNSGRYRMAGRGSLAGLMPYGDANAIVVEMGGEVLTIVKDTPVLAGVCGTDPFRLMDVYLKQLKDMGFSGVQNFPTVGLIDGMFRQNLEETGMGYDLEVEMIRKAHELDLFTTPYVFNEEDAIKMAEAGADVLVAHVGLTTKGAIGAKTALTLDESVDLVQRIHDAGKSVNPDILVICHGGPISEPEDAAYVLERTTGVVGFFGASSIERLPTEIAITRQVEKFKQLNTK; encoded by the coding sequence ATGGCGATTTCAAGAAGTGAAATTATGGCGCGGCTGCATGCTCAAATCAATGAGGGTAAAGCACTCATCGGAACAGGAGCGGGGACGGGACTGTCGGCTAAATGCGCGGAAGCTGGCGAGGCTGACATGATCATTATTTACAACTCAGGCAGATACCGCATGGCGGGTCGCGGTTCTTTGGCTGGATTGATGCCCTATGGCGATGCCAATGCAATTGTTGTGGAGATGGGCGGAGAAGTGTTGACGATCGTGAAGGATACACCGGTGCTTGCCGGTGTTTGCGGGACCGATCCTTTCCGGTTGATGGACGTTTATTTGAAACAGCTCAAGGACATGGGCTTCTCCGGCGTGCAGAATTTCCCTACCGTTGGTTTGATTGACGGCATGTTCCGCCAGAATCTGGAGGAAACTGGCATGGGATATGATCTTGAGGTGGAGATGATTCGCAAAGCGCATGAGCTTGATCTGTTCACTACGCCTTATGTGTTCAATGAGGAGGATGCGATCAAGATGGCGGAAGCTGGAGCCGATGTACTTGTTGCTCATGTAGGCTTAACGACGAAGGGCGCCATCGGGGCCAAAACAGCGCTAACTCTCGACGAATCCGTGGATTTGGTTCAGCGCATTCATGATGCTGGAAAGTCCGTCAATCCCGACATTCTGGTCATCTGTCATGGCGGACCGATATCCGAGCCAGAGGATGCAGCTTATGTGCTGGAGCGTACAACTGGAGTTGTCGGATTTTTTGGAGCTTCCAGCATCGAGCGTCTGCCTACCGAAATTGCCATTACCCGGCAGGTAGAGAAATTTAAGCAGCTGAATACGAAATAG
- a CDS encoding Glycosyl hydrolases family 2, with protein sequence MNQMLDHIKPRRMEYPRPQFTRQQWLCLNGEWAFAFDDANVGEGEGWYRDRQSGSPFDRSIQVPFTFQSKLSGIEDPGFHDVVWYQRSFEIPANWQGKETILHFGAVDYCAKVWVNGQLAAVHEGGHTPFSAGIGSLLQEGVNTLVVRAEDFSRDLTLPRGKQYWLEKSASIFYTRTTGIWQSVWLEPVSAVYLKKVAFTPDIDRNEIRLRTFVDGLDQGKECQLQVSISFRGTVISDDVYTVKHGEESRVVGLKDFADHGLGRLWSPEHPNLYDVTFKVIQNAQNLDEVSSYFGMRKVSVEDGKLCLNNRPYYQRLVLDQGYFPEGVLTAPSDEAMKQDVELTKAMGFNGVRKHQKTEDPRFLYWCDQLGLLVWGEAANAYEYSEEYVRRFTKEWMDIIERDYNHPCIVTWVPLNESWGIPNVQNDKRQQQHGLAMYHLTKSLDETRLVVYNDGWEQMTTDLLTIHDYESKQKVLESRYATMETALSAMPANRRIFVGGASYQGQPMLISEFGGIAFKKSDWDGWGYSGADNEEDFLRKLAAVVNPMFTSPVVQGFCYTQLTDVEQEINGLLTYDRQPKAPLEKIRKIMTGHEVGR encoded by the coding sequence ATGAATCAAATGCTGGATCATATCAAACCAAGACGGATGGAATATCCGAGACCTCAATTTACCCGCCAACAATGGCTGTGTTTGAACGGAGAATGGGCGTTTGCTTTTGACGATGCCAATGTGGGGGAGGGCGAGGGCTGGTATCGGGACCGTCAAAGCGGTAGCCCATTTGACCGGAGCATCCAGGTGCCGTTTACTTTTCAAAGCAAGCTAAGCGGAATAGAAGACCCTGGATTCCATGACGTCGTTTGGTACCAACGCAGCTTTGAGATCCCTGCCAATTGGCAGGGGAAAGAAACCATTTTGCATTTTGGCGCAGTGGACTATTGTGCAAAGGTCTGGGTGAACGGACAACTTGCGGCGGTGCATGAAGGTGGACATACTCCGTTCTCCGCCGGGATTGGATCTCTGCTCCAGGAAGGAGTGAACACGCTAGTCGTGCGTGCCGAGGATTTCAGTCGGGACTTGACGCTGCCTCGGGGCAAGCAGTATTGGCTGGAAAAATCGGCAAGCATCTTTTATACACGGACAACTGGAATCTGGCAAAGCGTATGGCTCGAACCTGTCAGTGCGGTTTATCTGAAGAAAGTAGCTTTTACGCCAGACATTGATCGGAACGAAATCCGTTTACGGACGTTTGTGGATGGACTTGATCAAGGCAAAGAGTGTCAGCTGCAGGTGAGCATTTCATTTCGGGGGACTGTTATTTCCGATGATGTATACACGGTCAAACATGGCGAGGAGAGCCGGGTTGTAGGCCTTAAGGATTTTGCCGACCATGGACTTGGGCGCCTGTGGAGTCCGGAGCATCCGAATCTGTACGATGTTACGTTCAAGGTGATTCAGAACGCACAGAATCTGGATGAAGTGAGCAGTTATTTCGGCATGCGGAAAGTGTCCGTTGAGGACGGAAAGCTGTGTCTGAACAACCGTCCTTACTATCAGCGGCTTGTGCTGGACCAAGGTTACTTCCCTGAAGGCGTTTTAACGGCGCCAAGCGATGAGGCAATGAAGCAAGATGTGGAGCTAACGAAGGCGATGGGCTTCAACGGTGTTCGGAAACATCAGAAGACGGAGGACCCGCGTTTCCTGTACTGGTGTGACCAGCTTGGTCTCTTGGTATGGGGGGAAGCGGCGAATGCTTATGAATATTCGGAGGAATATGTCCGGCGGTTTACAAAAGAATGGATGGACATCATCGAGCGTGATTATAATCATCCGTGCATTGTGACCTGGGTGCCGTTAAATGAAAGCTGGGGCATACCAAACGTGCAAAATGATAAACGTCAGCAGCAGCATGGCTTGGCCATGTATCATCTGACGAAATCACTGGATGAGACCCGCCTAGTTGTGTATAACGATGGATGGGAACAGATGACCACAGATTTGCTAACGATCCACGACTATGAAAGCAAGCAGAAGGTGCTAGAATCCAGGTATGCCACGATGGAGACAGCATTGAGCGCCATGCCAGCTAACAGGCGAATCTTCGTGGGCGGAGCATCCTACCAAGGGCAGCCGATGCTTATCTCCGAATTTGGTGGAATTGCTTTTAAAAAGAGCGATTGGGATGGCTGGGGTTATTCCGGTGCCGATAACGAGGAGGACTTCCTTCGTAAACTAGCGGCCGTAGTGAACCCGATGTTCACTTCACCTGTTGTGCAGGGATTCTGTTATACGCAACTGACAGATGTCGAGCAGGAGATCAACGGACTGTTGACGTATGACAGACAACCGAAAGCGCCGCTCGAAAAAATCCGGAAGATTATGACGGGGCATGAAGTCGGCCGGTGA
- a CDS encoding BNR repeat-like domain-containing protein, whose amino-acid sequence MGNRLKRISLLAVIATMFMSLMAVPSAQAATTGSVVYSNPAEPEPFYVRAVELGNGDILTTFTPRFPGNAGWVGMQPFPFYKSTDNGATWSKISEIDPNNYGLNRNQQGMTTLYVLPQQVGSLPAGTLLFATTDWDNSAPYTIHIWRSTDNGTTWQFHSNLAARGTAGTKRTWEPEFAVTSDGRLICYYSDERKQGYNQALAQEISSDGGLTWGNYSIIVGNQGDWNWRPGMPRVLKAKNGSYFMFFEMLGAAPNFAVRFKTSPDGINWGSPTDLGKVVGTGIYRASQTPEVAYIDDGTANGRFYVRGMTDVVSSANKMFTSGDNGATWTQMDAPLTVKGTNQSTPAAWSGTLLPLNSSLLLEVNTVKVGSRNEIRANVAQVDKESSIVSGGIYKLINQNNQLVLDNGGGGSPAGTKVIQWNDLGLDTQRWRLDYRNSGFFRAMNVNNGLILDNPGGATTPGTNVVLWTNNELNTQRWKFTYKGNGYYTSMNERSGLMLDNAGGGAPAGTKVIQWTANSLDTQNWKTVRTDVEVPVNQLESFNITNSFIRYQDGRGKIDGGQYNAESQWKIVGGLADPSAFSIESVSSPGHYLRHRDGKIWLEPSNNTALFKQDATWKLRTGLSSPWAASFESFNITGVFMRHRNGVLEISSISTALDQQDATFYVK is encoded by the coding sequence GTGGGAAATAGGTTGAAACGCATCTCACTGCTTGCAGTAATTGCCACAATGTTCATGTCATTAATGGCGGTTCCGTCTGCACAAGCGGCTACAACCGGGTCGGTCGTATATAGTAATCCGGCTGAACCTGAGCCGTTCTATGTAAGGGCGGTGGAGCTTGGTAATGGAGATATTTTGACCACCTTTACACCCCGATTTCCCGGAAACGCAGGCTGGGTAGGAATGCAGCCTTTTCCCTTTTACAAAAGCACGGACAACGGAGCAACCTGGTCCAAGATCAGTGAAATTGATCCTAACAATTATGGTTTGAACCGGAATCAGCAAGGAATGACAACCTTGTATGTACTACCTCAGCAGGTTGGAAGTCTTCCAGCAGGAACGTTACTGTTTGCAACTACAGATTGGGATAATTCTGCACCGTATACGATTCATATCTGGCGAAGCACGGATAATGGCACCACCTGGCAGTTCCACAGCAACCTGGCCGCAAGGGGAACCGCCGGAACGAAGCGCACATGGGAACCAGAGTTTGCGGTAACGAGCGATGGCCGGTTGATCTGTTATTACTCGGATGAGCGCAAGCAAGGTTATAACCAAGCTCTCGCGCAGGAGATTTCCAGTGATGGTGGACTGACTTGGGGGAATTACAGCATCATTGTGGGCAATCAGGGGGATTGGAACTGGCGTCCCGGTATGCCAAGGGTGTTAAAAGCGAAAAACGGAAGTTATTTCATGTTTTTTGAGATGCTGGGGGCAGCTCCTAACTTTGCAGTCCGCTTCAAAACTTCACCTGATGGCATCAATTGGGGAAGTCCAACCGATCTAGGGAAAGTAGTAGGGACGGGAATATATCGCGCATCTCAGACCCCAGAGGTTGCCTACATCGATGATGGAACAGCTAACGGCCGATTTTACGTTCGGGGCATGACGGATGTGGTATCTTCAGCTAACAAAATGTTTACGAGCGGAGATAACGGAGCGACCTGGACGCAAATGGATGCGCCGCTAACTGTAAAAGGAACAAACCAAAGCACTCCGGCAGCCTGGAGCGGGACTCTGCTGCCGCTTAATTCTTCCTTGCTCCTTGAGGTAAATACCGTAAAAGTGGGGAGCCGGAATGAAATCCGTGCCAATGTAGCTCAAGTAGATAAGGAATCCTCTATTGTCTCTGGAGGAATCTATAAACTGATTAACCAGAATAACCAGCTCGTTCTGGATAATGGCGGCGGCGGCTCACCAGCTGGGACTAAAGTAATCCAGTGGAATGATCTTGGACTGGATACCCAACGGTGGCGTTTGGATTACAGAAACAGCGGTTTCTTTCGGGCGATGAATGTAAATAATGGCCTGATCTTGGATAATCCGGGCGGAGCTACTACACCGGGTACAAACGTGGTTTTGTGGACGAATAATGAGTTGAACACTCAAAGGTGGAAATTTACGTACAAGGGCAACGGATACTATACGAGTATGAATGAACGCAGTGGATTGATGCTGGACAACGCTGGAGGCGGAGCGCCAGCAGGTACCAAGGTGATTCAATGGACGGCTAACAGTCTGGATACACAGAACTGGAAGACGGTGCGCACGGATGTGGAAGTCCCGGTTAATCAGCTGGAGAGTTTTAACATCACAAACAGTTTTATTCGTTATCAAGATGGCCGAGGGAAGATCGACGGAGGGCAGTACAATGCGGAATCGCAATGGAAAATTGTTGGAGGACTGGCCGATCCATCCGCATTCTCAATTGAATCCGTATCCTCGCCAGGGCATTATTTAAGGCATCGTGACGGCAAGATTTGGCTTGAACCGAGCAATAATACCGCTTTGTTCAAACAGGATGCGACATGGAAATTGCGTACCGGTTTATCAAGCCCATGGGCGGCTTCGTTTGAGTCTTTTAACATTACGGGAGTATTTATGAGGCACCGGAACGGCGTATTAGAAATATCCTCGATTTCGACTGCTTTGGATCAACAAGACGCCACTTTTTACGTTAAGTAA
- a CDS encoding Beta-xylosidase, GH43 family, whose product MSNNTATFRNPIVPKAADPWVLKHTDGYYYFMYTQSRCLAITQSSSLSGLAEGRKKTVWTPVLEGPYSHNLWAPEIHYLNDKWYIYYTANDGGGDESRTLCVLENENRDPLEGDWIWKGTLKTPVPGLDGTVVTVRNQLYFMYAGYGHFPEYGSAIYIAQMSDPWTLSEEHVLLTAPTLTWEQQGGMAINEGPVTLHRNGRIFLVYSASTTWSEDYALGMLTMDEEADPMDPSSWTKSMQPVFRKSIENGVYATGHNSFTKSPDGKEDWIIFHALPSPESNASVRSTRIQKFGWNADGTPDFGIPWSNTHNLPVPSGE is encoded by the coding sequence ATGTCAAACAACACTGCAACGTTCCGTAATCCAATCGTACCAAAAGCAGCCGACCCTTGGGTGCTGAAGCACACCGATGGCTATTATTACTTTATGTATACACAGTCGCGTTGCCTGGCCATTACCCAATCTTCCAGCTTGAGCGGACTTGCTGAGGGCAGAAAAAAGACAGTCTGGACCCCTGTACTGGAAGGTCCCTACAGCCACAATTTGTGGGCGCCGGAAATTCACTATTTGAATGACAAATGGTACATCTACTACACAGCTAATGACGGCGGCGGAGACGAATCTCGCACATTATGTGTACTTGAGAACGAAAACCGTGATCCGTTGGAAGGCGATTGGATTTGGAAAGGGACGCTGAAAACCCCTGTCCCTGGCTTGGACGGTACCGTAGTGACGGTGCGGAACCAGCTTTATTTTATGTATGCCGGTTACGGACATTTTCCCGAATATGGCTCTGCTATATATATTGCGCAAATGAGTGACCCTTGGACGTTGTCAGAGGAACATGTTTTGCTAACGGCTCCAACACTTACGTGGGAACAACAAGGTGGAATGGCCATAAATGAAGGTCCCGTCACACTGCATAGGAACGGCCGCATTTTTCTAGTTTATTCAGCGAGTACTACTTGGTCTGAGGATTATGCTCTAGGTATGTTAACGATGGATGAAGAGGCCGATCCCATGGACCCGTCTTCATGGACGAAATCTATGCAGCCTGTATTCCGCAAAAGTATAGAAAATGGAGTTTACGCGACCGGACATAACAGCTTCACGAAGTCACCGGATGGTAAAGAGGATTGGATCATCTTTCATGCGCTTCCGTCACCTGAATCCAATGCCAGCGTCCGCTCGACGCGTATCCAGAAATTCGGCTGGAATGCGGATGGTACGCCTGATTTCGGAATTCCTTGGAGCAATACGCATAATCTCCCCGTGCCATCGGGAGAGTGA
- a CDS encoding carbohydrate ABC transporter membrane protein 2, CUT1 family, with amino-acid sequence MHSKKQRNEWVRKSFAYLFLSIGALMMAIPFLWMVSTSLKPAGSEFEFPPKWIPTNFDWSNYSFVLLESDIVHGFFNTLLVILLPCLVGLFTSALAAYAFGRMQFPAKNLLFTLLLATMMIPGVVTMIPTFILFKNIGWIDSWLPLIVPGMFGAAAAVFLLRQFFMTIPKELEDAAKVDGMNPFQTFIRIMLPLSKPALITQGLLGFLAGYNDYLGPLIYINTPEKFTLQLVLASFQGFYTSQWTYIMAGSVLALIPTLLLFFFSQKYFVEGITLTGMKG; translated from the coding sequence ATGCATAGCAAAAAACAGAGGAACGAATGGGTCCGCAAAAGCTTTGCCTATCTGTTCCTATCCATAGGAGCCCTTATGATGGCAATCCCGTTTTTATGGATGGTTTCCACATCGCTGAAACCAGCGGGATCGGAATTTGAATTTCCTCCTAAATGGATTCCTACAAACTTTGATTGGAGCAACTACAGCTTTGTGTTGTTGGAATCGGACATTGTCCATGGGTTTTTCAATACGCTTTTAGTTATTTTATTACCATGCCTGGTAGGTCTGTTTACGAGTGCGCTAGCGGCTTATGCGTTCGGTCGAATGCAGTTTCCGGCTAAAAACCTGCTTTTCACCTTATTGCTGGCCACGATGATGATTCCCGGCGTCGTTACGATGATTCCCACCTTCATCCTGTTCAAAAATATCGGCTGGATCGACAGTTGGCTGCCGCTAATCGTACCAGGAATGTTCGGGGCTGCTGCTGCGGTATTCCTGTTACGGCAGTTCTTCATGACCATCCCCAAAGAATTGGAGGATGCCGCCAAGGTGGATGGAATGAATCCGTTCCAGACTTTTATCCGCATCATGCTGCCGTTATCCAAACCAGCGTTGATTACACAAGGACTTCTGGGATTTTTAGCGGGTTACAACGATTATCTGGGTCCCCTGATTTATATCAACACACCGGAGAAGTTTACGCTGCAGCTGGTGCTTGCTTCCTTCCAAGGATTCTATACCTCCCAATGGACCTATATTATGGCCGGCTCCGTTCTAGCTTTAATTCCTACCCTGCTATTATTTTTCTTTTCGCAAAAGTACTTTGTTGAAGGCATTACTTTGACTGGAATGAAAGGGTAA